The Methanoplanus sp. FWC-SCC4 genome has a window encoding:
- a CDS encoding DNA cytosine methyltransferase, producing the protein MNGLETGKTVLIKKPYCQSGQNIYQQKVMTKPYIALDMFSGAGGLTEGFIRQGFEFAGHIEMNEDACKTLETRLIYHELMRSGNKKIYGDYYRGIISRDEFIKCAKDCGAGEDLIINEAISDETELEIKKKIKKYLRDNFNGKKTVDVIIGGPPCQAYSMARRGKENKAEKDDPRNFLYEHYISFLKKFKPDFFVFENVPGIRTAKNGTILKDIFNKCDEAGYNIDADTLTASNFGVLQNRKRIIIIGWKKNCKTCFYPKFEEKKPTGHVWNILSNLPKLQADKSNKELRGTDEFQPYPEGVSLKYLKKNKLKGNFGGIRHHEARMHNDRDREIYREAINQWNNGKVRLNYNNLPEKLKTHRFRSGFVDRFKVVDGRGYSHSVIAHIAKDGHYFIHPDIEQARSLTVREVARLQSFPDDYYFEGNRGAKYTQIGNAVPPLMADGIAKEIKKMIDAERERNHPEERTKAEI; encoded by the coding sequence ATGAATGGTTTGGAAACTGGAAAAACTGTCTTAATTAAAAAGCCTTATTGCCAGTCCGGGCAGAATATTTACCAGCAAAAAGTAATGACAAAACCATATATTGCACTTGATATGTTCTCCGGTGCCGGCGGCCTTACCGAGGGTTTTATCCGGCAGGGATTTGAATTTGCAGGCCACATAGAGATGAATGAAGATGCTTGCAAAACCCTTGAAACACGCCTGATATATCATGAACTGATGAGATCAGGAAATAAGAAAATATACGGAGATTATTATAGGGGGATAATCAGCAGGGATGAATTCATCAAGTGTGCAAAAGACTGCGGTGCAGGGGAAGACCTGATTATTAATGAAGCAATCAGTGATGAAACTGAATTGGAAATCAAAAAGAAGATAAAAAAATATCTCAGGGATAACTTTAACGGAAAAAAAACCGTTGATGTAATTATCGGAGGTCCGCCCTGTCAGGCTTACTCCATGGCCAGACGCGGTAAGGAAAATAAGGCAGAAAAAGACGATCCAAGGAACTTTCTGTATGAACATTACATCAGTTTCCTGAAAAAATTCAAGCCAGATTTCTTTGTTTTTGAAAATGTGCCGGGGATTCGCACAGCCAAAAACGGGACAATTTTAAAAGATATCTTTAACAAATGTGATGAGGCCGGCTATAATATTGATGCAGATACTCTAACTGCATCTAATTTTGGCGTCCTTCAGAATCGCAAAAGGATAATTATAATCGGGTGGAAAAAAAACTGTAAAACCTGCTTTTATCCAAAATTTGAAGAAAAAAAACCTACAGGGCATGTATGGAACATCCTCAGCAATCTGCCGAAACTTCAGGCAGATAAATCAAATAAAGAATTAAGGGGAACTGATGAATTCCAGCCATACCCTGAAGGAGTCTCTCTAAAATATCTTAAAAAAAATAAGCTTAAGGGAAATTTTGGCGGTATAAGACATCACGAAGCAAGAATGCACAATGATCGTGACAGGGAGATATATCGTGAAGCCATTAATCAATGGAATAACGGAAAGGTACGCCTGAATTATAACAATCTTCCTGAAAAACTGAAAACCCATAGATTCCGCAGCGGATTTGTTGACAGGTTCAAGGTAGTTGACGGGAGAGGATATTCACATTCTGTCATTGCCCATATAGCAAAGGACGGCCATTATTTTATTCATCCGGACATCGAACAGGCAAGATCTCTCACAGTAAGAGAAGTTGCAAGACTTCAGTCTTTTCCGGATGATTATTATTTTGAAGGAAACCGCGGGGCAAAATACACACAGATTGGAAATGCAGTACCTCCGCTGATGGCTGATGGAATTGCAAAAGAAATTAAAAAAATGATTGATGCCGAAAGGGAGAGGAATCACCCTGAAGAAAGAACAAAGGCTGAAATCTGA
- a CDS encoding very short patch repair endonuclease, whose translation MTDVLTPEQRKRNMSSIKSKDTKPEIKIRKMLWENGIRGYRIHYDLPGKPDIAFTKYKIAVFIDGCYWHKCPECFREPKTNTEFWMNKINGNVERDKKITKELEDSGWTVLRFWEHEVRKNPDLIIKKINNSIKSSF comes from the coding sequence ATGACCGACGTCCTGACTCCGGAGCAGCGAAAAAGAAATATGTCCTCAATAAAGAGCAAAGACACAAAACCGGAGATTAAAATCCGGAAAATGCTTTGGGAGAACGGCATCCGTGGATACAGGATTCATTATGACCTTCCCGGAAAGCCTGACATCGCCTTTACAAAATACAAAATTGCGGTTTTCATTGACGGTTGTTATTGGCACAAATGCCCTGAGTGTTTCCGCGAACCTAAGACAAATACGGAATTCTGGATGAATAAGATAAATGGAAATGTTGAGAGGGATAAGAAAATCACAAAAGAGCTTGAGGATTCGGGCTGGACTGTTTTAAGATTCTGGGAGCATGAGGTCAGGAAAAATCCTGATTTAATAATTAAAAAAATAAATAACAGTATTAAATCATCTTTCTGA
- a CDS encoding ATP-binding protein: protein MGKKLKTEEILPSARRTMSAFRNFGYTFSSAVAEIVDNSIEAGANEVNININFDGSDSWITIADNGQGMGLKEITEAMRYGTERKYDSQSLGKFGMGLKTASLSQCRCLTVSSRKSLNTPYITGLCWDYDHIQKTNKWQAIKLKNTELNRKVRKPLMKNTGTVVMWERLDRIAELENPDGKRGEKRLLKMVEDLELHLGMVFHKYLSGEIKRKNLKICINGEKVRPWDPFVRTEEKLDILNPIKIPVKTDKSEAHVILEPFILPKKSDFSSDAAFESASGPHKWNMQQGFYIYRSGRMIQSGGWNRIRASDEHTKYARVMIDFPPELDEMFSIDVAKMRAKIPLQIRDLVKKETEKVVGKAKRAYGADMNTKLKRKISEVINSDEIKKEICKTNNIPKIENNFPKNTSETGGEVITSSTHADPLPVAINSTINQLDVTIPVQFQEIYETEIPDDEYFRLLRAVYDVLMEYSDSAEKKVLKEVFTRIPQFEENVIAKNSYIETI, encoded by the coding sequence ATGGGTAAAAAATTGAAAACAGAAGAGATACTACCATCTGCAAGAAGAACAATGAGTGCATTCAGGAATTTCGGGTACACATTCAGCAGCGCTGTTGCGGAAATTGTTGACAATTCAATAGAAGCAGGTGCAAACGAAGTAAATATCAATATTAATTTTGACGGATCAGATTCATGGATAACCATTGCCGACAATGGTCAGGGGATGGGATTAAAGGAAATTACCGAAGCAATGAGGTATGGAACCGAACGCAAATATGATTCACAATCTCTCGGTAAATTCGGAATGGGACTGAAAACAGCTTCCCTGAGTCAGTGCAGATGTCTTACTGTTTCAAGCAGAAAGAGTCTGAATACACCATATATTACCGGCTTATGCTGGGATTATGATCATATCCAGAAAACAAACAAATGGCAGGCAATCAAATTAAAAAACACCGAACTAAACAGGAAAGTAAGAAAACCGTTAATGAAAAACACAGGGACAGTCGTGATGTGGGAAAGGCTGGACCGTATAGCAGAACTCGAAAATCCTGACGGAAAAAGAGGAGAAAAACGCCTTCTAAAAATGGTTGAAGATCTTGAATTACATCTGGGAATGGTTTTTCATAAATATTTATCAGGGGAAATCAAAAGAAAAAATTTAAAGATTTGTATTAACGGAGAAAAAGTCAGACCATGGGATCCTTTCGTCAGAACTGAAGAAAAGCTGGATATTCTCAATCCGATAAAAATACCTGTTAAAACAGATAAATCAGAGGCCCATGTTATTCTTGAACCGTTCATCCTCCCAAAAAAATCAGATTTTTCATCAGATGCAGCATTTGAATCCGCATCAGGCCCGCATAAATGGAATATGCAGCAGGGTTTCTACATATACAGATCAGGCCGTATGATTCAGAGCGGGGGATGGAACAGGATTCGTGCTTCAGATGAACATACAAAATATGCAAGGGTTATGATCGATTTCCCTCCGGAACTTGACGAAATGTTCAGCATTGATGTTGCAAAAATGCGGGCAAAAATCCCCCTGCAAATCCGAGATTTAGTAAAAAAAGAGACCGAAAAAGTTGTGGGAAAAGCGAAAAGAGCCTATGGCGCTGATATGAATACAAAACTGAAACGAAAAATATCAGAAGTGATAAACTCAGATGAAATAAAAAAAGAAATCTGTAAAACCAACAACATCCCAAAAATTGAAAATAATTTTCCTAAAAACACCTCTGAAACAGGCGGGGAAGTCATAACATCATCAACCCATGCAGATCCACTTCCTGTTGCAATTAATTCTACAATAAATCAACTGGATGTAACAATTCCCGTTCAGTTTCAGGAAATATATGAGACAGAAATACCTGATGATGAATATTTCAGACTATTAAGGGCAGTATATGATGTTTTAATGGAGTATTCTGATTCTGCAGAAAAAAAGGTTTTAAAAGAGGTTTTCACAAGAATACCCCAATTTGAAGAAAATGTCATTGCAAAGAATTCTTATATAGAAACAATATAA
- a CDS encoding nuclease-related domain-containing DEAD/DEAH box helicase, whose protein sequence is MAKMWPAVVPSDVRENILRSTEIKVFEKFEKELDDSYVVFYSRPWLGLSRFGEEIDGECDFLVAHRDYGILSVEVKGGAVSYDPETETWKTKDRYGFNHRIKNPVRQATNSKYQILKKLNKSSFWRARRIRAAHGVVLPHSYMPEEDLGMDAPLDIFCFTSEFETDFAGWIHGMMNAESESSYGENPLGDDGIEALEDLLARPFQLHYPEGTMIRDDESAILYQTQQQFHLFEMMTDIKKIAVYGAAGTGKTIIAVEEAIRCAGKNRRVLLTCYNSPLAENLQKKLSHEKNILVSTFHRLCYESALQAGLEIPRNIPDDILFRHVYPNLLKEAFKTGKLSRFDVIIIDEGQDFYREWTDALIETLVVDGSGTARIFLDTNQKIYDSLYHVPEDFEKSPITLSRNLRNTQKIFSESEKYYTGPVVTSEGPFGIDIKYFETKPAYPEIRKTLEKCVYDLIKNEKIFPEDIAVLASSSSEIKSIIPSGKIGDIITVEAGKSAEGFICADSVRRFKGLESSVIILIVSPELYSADELMYVGITRARTMLIFISVK, encoded by the coding sequence ATGGCAAAAATGTGGCCGGCGGTTGTACCGTCTGATGTAAGGGAAAATATCCTGAGAAGTACAGAAATAAAGGTTTTCGAAAAGTTTGAGAAAGAGCTGGACGATTCATATGTTGTTTTTTATTCAAGACCTTGGCTTGGCCTGAGCAGATTTGGTGAGGAAATTGACGGCGAGTGCGATTTTCTTGTGGCACACAGGGATTATGGTATTCTTTCAGTTGAAGTAAAAGGCGGGGCTGTTTCATATGATCCTGAGACAGAAACTTGGAAGACAAAAGACAGATATGGTTTCAACCACCGGATAAAAAATCCCGTTCGTCAGGCAACAAATTCCAAATACCAGATTCTCAAGAAGCTTAACAAATCCTCTTTCTGGAGAGCACGTAGAATAAGAGCGGCCCACGGTGTGGTTCTCCCTCATTCCTATATGCCGGAGGAAGATCTTGGGATGGATGCTCCTCTTGACATTTTCTGTTTTACATCCGAATTTGAGACTGATTTTGCCGGATGGATTCATGGTATGATGAATGCAGAGAGTGAATCCAGCTATGGTGAAAATCCACTTGGTGATGACGGGATAGAAGCACTTGAGGATCTTCTTGCAAGACCTTTTCAGCTTCATTATCCTGAAGGAACCATGATCAGGGATGATGAATCGGCCATATTATATCAGACGCAGCAGCAGTTTCATTTATTTGAGATGATGACGGATATAAAGAAAATTGCGGTTTATGGGGCAGCGGGAACAGGAAAAACTATCATTGCTGTTGAAGAGGCTATAAGATGTGCAGGTAAAAACAGAAGGGTTCTTTTAACCTGCTATAACAGCCCTCTTGCAGAAAATCTCCAAAAAAAGCTTTCACATGAAAAAAATATCTTGGTATCTACATTTCACAGACTCTGTTATGAATCAGCCCTGCAGGCCGGACTTGAAATTCCCCGGAATATACCTGATGATATTTTATTCAGGCATGTTTATCCCAATCTTCTGAAAGAAGCATTCAAAACAGGGAAACTGTCACGTTTTGATGTGATTATTATTGACGAGGGCCAGGATTTTTACAGGGAATGGACCGATGCACTTATTGAAACACTCGTGGTGGATGGTTCGGGTACTGCAAGAATTTTTCTTGATACAAATCAGAAAATATACGACTCATTATATCATGTGCCCGAAGATTTCGAAAAATCTCCAATTACTTTGTCAAGAAATCTCCGAAACACTCAAAAAATATTTAGTGAATCTGAGAAATATTACACAGGTCCGGTTGTTACTTCCGAAGGACCTTTCGGAATTGATATAAAATACTTTGAAACAAAGCCTGCTTATCCTGAAATCCGTAAAACACTTGAAAAATGTGTATATGATCTTATCAAAAATGAAAAAATTTTTCCTGAGGATATTGCAGTTCTTGCATCTTCTTCTTCAGAGATTAAATCCATAATTCCTTCCGGAAAGATAGGCGATATTATAACCGTCGAGGCTGGAAAGTCCGCTGAAGGGTTTATATGTGCGGATTCTGTACGAAGATTCAAAGGTCTTGAGAGCAGTGTAATAATTCTGATTGTATCTCCTGAACTTTATTCGGCTGATGAACTGATGTATGTCGGGATAACAAGGGCAAGAACAATGCTTATTTTTATTTCGGTTAAATAG
- a CDS encoding DUF1998 domain-containing protein: MKGVMSSMAYSLGKLRRSAVLMTHGPGSVVDFRSGDAAISAVISGLDSWDWDFKPEGLKNEQVIFEERLQKKLGVRGFRLPPVVNDDFFDFGNRKSDKAISAVRFPGWLQCPDCNNIGTADMWMEDPGKAGLYCASCSNKRSGRGDKAYVVPVRFVIACEGGHLDDFPWHWWVRHEEGCKNKEKKGFLKLESKGAGLGGLILTCPDCRASRSLEGIFGANALAGYSCSGRRPWLYGSYEDCDLTPRVMQRGASNLYFPVIESALSIPPWSDELREEIGTYWNDIINADDDDRVAFVKMLSRGSLKKTLESLHMTPEGLVKAIEHRKVLYERIIPEKLRDEEYLKFTSGINTAATGEPGEFEIRNESVPEMLQPYFSRIVRAVRLREVRALRGFTRIKPPGDEDDVNISPLSNTKKDWLPAIEVRGEGVFIEFNKDSLRNWENDNFVCEKAYDLNRKMGEEWSKKYPGTVPTKTITPRFLLIHTFAHALMRQLTLECGYSTASLRERLYICEDIPVSEGMAGFLIYTSSPDSDGTLGGLQRQGESKRIEPTIISAIKSMEWCSSDPLCITGMMAVPESFSIASCHGCCMAPETSCEEFNRFLDRGMLVGHHDNPDSGYFRGILRDL, translated from the coding sequence ATGAAGGGAGTAATGAGTAGTATGGCTTATAGTCTTGGGAAACTAAGAAGAAGTGCTGTTCTTATGACGCATGGTCCCGGTTCTGTGGTTGACTTCAGATCAGGAGACGCTGCAATATCTGCTGTAATTTCCGGTCTGGACTCATGGGACTGGGATTTCAAACCCGAAGGTCTTAAGAACGAACAGGTAATTTTTGAGGAAAGACTTCAGAAAAAACTTGGAGTCCGTGGATTTCGGCTTCCTCCAGTTGTGAACGATGATTTTTTTGACTTTGGAAACAGAAAATCCGACAAAGCTATTTCTGCCGTAAGATTTCCCGGCTGGTTACAATGTCCGGACTGTAATAATATCGGGACTGCAGACATGTGGATGGAGGACCCTGGGAAAGCCGGCTTGTATTGTGCTTCCTGTTCTAATAAAAGATCTGGCAGAGGGGATAAGGCATATGTTGTTCCGGTCAGGTTTGTTATAGCCTGCGAGGGAGGGCATCTGGATGATTTCCCGTGGCACTGGTGGGTCAGGCATGAAGAAGGCTGTAAAAACAAAGAAAAAAAGGGTTTTTTAAAACTCGAATCAAAAGGAGCAGGTCTTGGTGGGTTAATTCTTACTTGTCCGGACTGCAGGGCCTCTAGATCGCTTGAAGGAATTTTTGGAGCTAATGCACTTGCGGGGTATTCCTGTTCCGGCAGAAGGCCGTGGCTATATGGCTCGTATGAGGACTGTGACCTGACACCGCGGGTAATGCAGCGTGGTGCGTCAAATCTTTATTTCCCTGTAATCGAATCGGCCCTGAGCATCCCCCCGTGGTCGGATGAACTTCGTGAGGAAATAGGAACTTACTGGAATGACATAATCAATGCCGATGATGATGACAGAGTGGCTTTTGTCAAAATGCTTTCCAGAGGAAGCCTTAAGAAAACTCTCGAATCTCTTCATATGACTCCTGAGGGACTTGTAAAGGCTATTGAACATAGAAAGGTTCTTTATGAGAGGATAATTCCGGAAAAACTCAGAGATGAGGAATATCTGAAGTTCACTTCTGGAATTAACACTGCAGCAACCGGTGAACCGGGAGAATTTGAGATAAGAAATGAATCCGTTCCAGAAATGTTGCAACCTTATTTCAGCAGAATCGTACGTGCGGTTCGTTTAAGAGAGGTCCGTGCATTAAGGGGCTTTACAAGGATTAAACCTCCAGGGGATGAGGATGATGTAAATATTTCACCCCTGTCAAATACAAAAAAAGACTGGCTTCCGGCTATTGAGGTAAGAGGAGAGGGTGTTTTTATTGAATTCAATAAAGACAGTCTTAGAAATTGGGAAAATGATAATTTTGTCTGTGAAAAAGCATATGATCTGAACCGTAAAATGGGTGAGGAATGGAGCAAAAAATATCCTGGTACTGTTCCAACAAAAACAATAACTCCACGTTTTCTGCTGATTCATACATTTGCACACGCATTGATGAGGCAGCTTACACTTGAATGTGGATATTCAACAGCTTCTCTCAGAGAAAGACTGTATATATGTGAAGATATTCCGGTTTCAGAAGGAATGGCTGGTTTTCTTATATACACTTCAAGTCCGGATTCTGACGGGACACTTGGTGGGCTTCAGAGACAGGGGGAGTCAAAACGGATAGAACCAACGATCATTTCAGCAATTAAATCAATGGAGTGGTGTTCATCAGATCCCTTGTGTATTACAGGGATGATGGCAGTTCCTGAGAGTTTTTCAATTGCTTCTTGTCACGGTTGCTGCATGGCACCGGAGACTTCTTGTGAGGAATTTAACCGCTTCCTTGACAGAGGGATGCTTGTCGGGCACCATGACAACCCTGATTCCGGTTATTTCAGGGGTATTTTAAGGGATCTGTAA
- a CDS encoding helicase-related protein: MISENERELLLKRLKEDLIGPYKEDEILDSKPSDVYLTGILWPGQTRFDENQDEKSAADGVSGDDGSDGSDEEISASSMNRPSVAGVSFSVSSDGQDPSILVSVSFAEYERITEVKKDESADKERKKHLWKRNPYILEDIPVSLYGSISEKISLEKFGGPQGVYLHIRTIYRGGVFLSTVTLLNERKTDRSSGRIATEEASLFQTEIKIWPSGNTKLIPRPSSDVLPFSGKDDEERSTALLYRNSLEFATGHTCSAEWEEDQKNKNHALFVKTSWVPQVKVKATSPLGHEIFRELEGNSSANPLSADLLSSAPDDEMKEILLKLPILYHEWIASKKSEVGEIESLYKVDAEQNLENCLKVMERMKAGAIRIAGDPVMAEAFRLANQAIVLQHSWNKERSKEAPFKWRPFQLGFILLSAESVADSSHPDRNVMDLLWFPTGGGKTEAYLALIAFITFYRRLSRDDPDEGAGVAAVMRYTLRLLTTQQFTRSAALMLACEAIRRGKTGYNNYKKLGNVPFSIGLWVGGGATPNNYEEAKGSFGGGRGDEKTAASPKQLLNCPACGRKLNWTDDKKNKRINVRCNNCDCILYNESKPLPVYTVDSDIYSVCPTLLIGTVDKFAQIVRRSEIKELFGIDINNPPDLIVQDELHLISGPLGTVSGLYEVAVDRLFTRNDRRPKIIGSTATIRRADDQIRALFDRDTCQFPPSGIDAGDSGFAVIDNDAPGRFYAAVTTAGRSNKFTLQAVSASLVQSARSGIADIRLADPYWTLVTYFNSLRELGGALVLMQDDVSDSISVIAERRKEGKGYPERIEELTSRRSQDEVRDMLEGLAIKAGEDDVIDIILATNMLSVGVDIPRLGLMVVDGQPKGISEYIQATSRVGRGKVPGLVISVLNNAKVRDRSRYETFVTWHNTLYRDVEATSVTPFASRSRDRALRAVLVSLVRHLATGMSEKPEFSEKSLEETEGIIRYIVSRAKSIDSSETEVGAELGKYLEEWRKMSPEYYLNRREQEKSLLQDAEAAATKRATGRSPGKAWPVMNNMRSVETSTPFKLRRGLKNLNEGSNE; this comes from the coding sequence ATGATATCTGAAAATGAACGCGAATTGTTACTAAAAAGGCTGAAAGAGGATCTTATCGGCCCTTACAAAGAAGATGAAATTCTGGACTCCAAACCCTCGGATGTCTATCTTACAGGGATTTTGTGGCCCGGTCAGACACGATTTGATGAAAATCAGGATGAGAAGTCGGCAGCAGACGGAGTTTCAGGGGATGACGGCAGTGACGGCTCTGATGAAGAAATATCCGCATCTTCAATGAACCGCCCTTCAGTTGCAGGGGTTTCATTTTCTGTTTCATCGGATGGGCAAGATCCTTCTATATTGGTATCTGTGTCATTTGCGGAATATGAACGCATAACAGAAGTCAAAAAAGATGAATCTGCTGACAAGGAGAGAAAAAAACACTTGTGGAAAAGAAATCCTTATATTCTTGAGGATATCCCTGTTTCTCTTTATGGTTCCATATCTGAAAAAATAAGCCTTGAAAAGTTTGGCGGTCCTCAGGGGGTTTATCTTCATATCAGAACAATTTACAGAGGAGGGGTTTTTCTTTCAACGGTTACATTGCTAAACGAAAGAAAAACAGACAGGTCTTCAGGCCGCATTGCCACAGAGGAAGCCTCACTTTTCCAGACCGAGATCAAAATATGGCCTTCAGGCAATACTAAACTGATTCCAAGACCTTCTTCAGATGTTCTTCCATTTTCAGGAAAGGACGATGAGGAAAGATCAACTGCGTTACTCTATAGGAATTCACTGGAATTTGCAACAGGACACACCTGTTCTGCAGAGTGGGAAGAAGATCAGAAAAACAAAAATCATGCACTTTTTGTTAAAACCTCGTGGGTTCCACAAGTTAAAGTGAAGGCAACGAGTCCTCTGGGGCATGAGATATTCAGGGAACTTGAAGGTAATTCGTCTGCTAATCCGCTTTCTGCTGATTTATTGTCCTCTGCCCCAGATGACGAAATGAAGGAGATTTTGTTAAAACTTCCTATCCTTTATCATGAATGGATAGCATCAAAAAAATCCGAAGTCGGTGAAATAGAATCTTTATATAAGGTAGATGCGGAACAAAACCTTGAAAACTGTCTGAAGGTTATGGAAAGAATGAAAGCCGGAGCTATAAGAATTGCAGGTGATCCTGTAATGGCTGAGGCATTCCGGCTTGCCAATCAGGCAATAGTTCTGCAACACTCATGGAATAAGGAAAGATCCAAAGAAGCTCCTTTTAAGTGGAGACCATTTCAGCTTGGGTTTATTCTGTTGTCGGCGGAATCAGTTGCAGACAGCAGCCACCCTGACAGAAATGTGATGGATCTTTTATGGTTTCCCACAGGCGGAGGGAAAACAGAGGCTTATCTGGCACTTATTGCATTTATTACATTTTACCGCAGGTTATCCCGCGATGATCCTGATGAAGGGGCCGGCGTTGCGGCTGTAATGAGATATACTCTCAGACTTCTTACAACACAGCAATTCACAAGATCTGCTGCTCTCATGCTTGCATGTGAGGCGATAAGACGTGGCAAAACAGGTTATAATAATTATAAAAAACTTGGAAATGTGCCTTTTTCCATAGGTCTCTGGGTGGGGGGCGGTGCAACACCCAACAATTATGAAGAAGCAAAAGGATCTTTTGGCGGAGGCAGAGGCGATGAAAAAACGGCTGCATCTCCTAAGCAACTTCTGAATTGTCCCGCCTGTGGAAGAAAGTTGAACTGGACTGATGATAAAAAGAATAAAAGAATAAATGTCCGGTGTAATAATTGTGACTGTATTCTCTATAATGAGAGTAAACCTCTGCCTGTTTACACCGTTGATTCTGATATATATTCAGTTTGCCCGACACTTCTTATTGGAACCGTGGACAAATTTGCCCAGATTGTAAGAAGAAGTGAAATAAAGGAATTGTTTGGTATTGACATAAATAATCCGCCGGATCTCATTGTTCAGGATGAACTGCACCTGATATCCGGACCTCTTGGGACAGTATCGGGCCTCTATGAGGTTGCTGTTGACAGGCTTTTTACCCGCAACGACAGGCGACCTAAAATTATTGGATCAACTGCGACCATAAGACGGGCGGATGATCAGATTCGTGCACTTTTTGATAGGGACACTTGTCAGTTTCCTCCTTCGGGAATTGATGCGGGAGATTCAGGGTTTGCGGTCATTGACAATGATGCACCTGGGCGATTTTATGCTGCGGTGACAACGGCAGGACGCTCAAACAAGTTTACCCTTCAGGCAGTATCTGCTTCACTTGTTCAGTCTGCAAGATCTGGTATTGCTGATATCAGACTTGCCGATCCATACTGGACACTTGTGACATACTTTAATTCCTTAAGGGAACTTGGAGGGGCTCTTGTTCTAATGCAGGATGATGTCAGTGATAGCATTTCTGTCATAGCTGAGCGGAGGAAAGAAGGGAAAGGTTATCCGGAAAGAATAGAGGAACTGACTTCAAGAAGATCACAGGATGAGGTCAGGGATATGCTTGAAGGTCTTGCAATAAAAGCAGGAGAAGATGATGTCATTGACATTATACTTGCAACAAATATGCTCAGTGTGGGAGTTGATATTCCACGTCTTGGCCTGATGGTTGTTGACGGACAGCCAAAAGGTATTTCTGAATATATTCAGGCAACAAGCAGGGTAGGAAGAGGCAAAGTTCCGGGACTTGTGATTTCTGTACTTAATAATGCTAAAGTAAGGGACAGATCAAGATATGAAACCTTTGTTACATGGCATAATACGCTTTACCGCGACGTTGAGGCAACAAGTGTCACGCCTTTTGCCTCAAGGAGCCGAGACCGGGCATTAAGAGCTGTACTAGTCTCTCTTGTTAGGCATCTGGCAACAGGTATGTCAGAAAAACCTGAATTTTCAGAAAAAAGTCTTGAAGAAACTGAAGGAATTATCAGATATATTGTATCCCGTGCGAAATCCATTGACAGCTCTGAAACAGAGGTGGGAGCGGAACTCGGGAAATATCTGGAAGAATGGCGGAAAATGTCTCCTGAGTATTATCTGAACAGAAGAGAGCAGGAAAAGTCACTGCTTCAGGATGCAGAAGCAGCGGCAACAAAACGGGCAACAGGAAGAAGCCCTGGGAAGGCATGGCCTGTTATGAACAATATGAGAAGTGTTGAGACTTCAACTCCTTTTAAATTACGTAGGGGTCTTAAAAATCTTAATGAAGGGAGTAATGAGTAG